In Acinonyx jubatus isolate Ajub_Pintada_27869175 chromosome A3, VMU_Ajub_asm_v1.0, whole genome shotgun sequence, a genomic segment contains:
- the SLC30A3 gene encoding probable proton-coupled zinc antiporter SLC30A3 isoform X3, with the protein MPFHHCHRDPLPPPGLTPERLQAQRQLCAACAVCCVFMAGEVVGGYLAHSLAIMTDAAHLLADVGSMMGSLFSLWLSTRPATRTMTFGWHRSEWPLCCTRPGPPTATGLGGRSMHRWRRGRGNPCPWGTPASGQPLCMCWGTSCRALGYWPPLSSSTSSLSTRQLTPSAPSSSPSVPLDPQLPPSEMFFVSLWKVPPEVWGLSPCGTHCCRCQESGQLMSCTCGPLHSLTMLPPHTWLSTPRPTLKLSWLKPHPSSTPGLDSPAVPCRLSSTSPRWPSACAAGSPPRPEPRPCPHPTARPWLSPGLSVPASPLSEKGQNWAHTPSSLPPSTCRRPSPQPQWARPKWVWGAGRSQAEWESTGGGV; encoded by the exons ATGCCCTTCCACCATTGCCACAGGGACCCCCTGCCCCCGCCGGGCCTCACCCCCGAGAGGCTGCAGGCGCAGAGGCAGCTGTGTGCGGCCTGTGCTGTGTGCTGCGTCTTCATGGCCGGGGAGGTGGTCG GTGGGTATTTGGCGCACAGCCTGGCCATCATGACGGATGCAGCCCACCTCCTGGCGGATGTGGGCAGCATGATGGGCAGCCTCTTCTCCCTTTGGCTCTCAACCCGTCCAGCCACCCGCACCATGACCTTTGGCTGGCACCGCTCAG AATGGCCTTTGTGCTGCACCAGGCCGGGCCCCCCCACAGCCACGGGTCTAGGGGGGCGGAGTATGCACCgctggaggaggggccgggggaaCCCCTGCCCCTGGGGAACACCAGCGTCCGGGCAGCCTTTGTGCATGTGCTGGGGGACCTCCTGCAGAGCCTTGGGGTACTGGCCGCCTCTGTCCTCATCTACTTCAAG CCTCAGTACAAGGCAGCTGACCCCATCAGcaccttcctcttctccatctGTGCCCTTGGATCCACAGCTCCCACCCTCCGAGATGTTCTTCGTGTCCTTATGGAAG GTTCCCCCCGAAGTGTGGGGTTTGAGCCCGTGCGGGACACACTGTTGTCGGTGCCAGGAGTCCGGGCAACTCATGAGCTGCACCTGTGGTCCCTTACACTCACTTACCATGTTGCCTCCGCACACCTGGCTATCG ACTCCACGGCCGACCCTGAAGCTGTCCTGGCTGAAGCCACATCCCAGCTCCACTCCCGGTTTGGATTCTCCAGCTGTACCCTGCAGGTTGAGCAGTACCAGCCCGAGATGGCCCAGTGCCTGCGCTGCCGGGAGCCCCCCCAGGCCTGAGCCGAggccctgccctcaccccactgCCAGGCCCTGGCTCAGCCCTGGACTCTCAGTACCTGCCTCCCCGCTCTCCGAAAAGGGACAGAACTGGGCCCataccccttcctctctccctccttccacctgccggcgccccagcccccagccccagtggGCAAGACCAaagtgggtgtggggggcaggcaggagtCAGGCTGAATGGGAATCAACTGGTGGGGGTGTGTAG
- the SLC30A3 gene encoding probable proton-coupled zinc antiporter SLC30A3 isoform X1 yields the protein MEPSPATGGSETTRLVSPRDRGGAGGGLRLKSLFTEPSEPLPEEPKPEEMPFHHCHRDPLPPPGLTPERLQAQRQLCAACAVCCVFMAGEVVGGYLAHSLAIMTDAAHLLADVGSMMGSLFSLWLSTRPATRTMTFGWHRSEWPLCCTRPGPPTATGLGGRSMHRWRRGRGNPCPWGTPASGQPLCMCWGTSCRALGYWPPLSSSTSSLSTRQLTPSAPSSSPSVPLDPQLPPSEMFFVSLWKVPPEVWGLSPCGTHCCRCQESGQLMSCTCGPLHSLTMLPPHTWLSTPRPTLKLSWLKPHPSSTPGLDSPAVPCRLSSTSPRWPSACAAGSPPRPEPRPCPHPTARPWLSPGLSVPASPLSEKGQNWAHTPSSLPPSTCRRPSPQPQWARPKWVWGAGRSQAEWESTGGGV from the exons ATGGAGCCCTCTCCTGCCACAGGGGGCTCGGAGACCACTCGCCTGGTGAGCCCCCGGGACCGCGGCGGCGCCGGTGGCGGCCTGCGCTTGAAGAG TCTCTTCACAGAGCCCTCGGAGCCCCTCCCTGAGGAACCTAAACCTGAGGAGATGCCCTTCCACCATTGCCACAGGGACCCCCTGCCCCCGCCGGGCCTCACCCCCGAGAGGCTGCAGGCGCAGAGGCAGCTGTGTGCGGCCTGTGCTGTGTGCTGCGTCTTCATGGCCGGGGAGGTGGTCG GTGGGTATTTGGCGCACAGCCTGGCCATCATGACGGATGCAGCCCACCTCCTGGCGGATGTGGGCAGCATGATGGGCAGCCTCTTCTCCCTTTGGCTCTCAACCCGTCCAGCCACCCGCACCATGACCTTTGGCTGGCACCGCTCAG AATGGCCTTTGTGCTGCACCAGGCCGGGCCCCCCCACAGCCACGGGTCTAGGGGGGCGGAGTATGCACCgctggaggaggggccgggggaaCCCCTGCCCCTGGGGAACACCAGCGTCCGGGCAGCCTTTGTGCATGTGCTGGGGGACCTCCTGCAGAGCCTTGGGGTACTGGCCGCCTCTGTCCTCATCTACTTCAAG CCTCAGTACAAGGCAGCTGACCCCATCAGcaccttcctcttctccatctGTGCCCTTGGATCCACAGCTCCCACCCTCCGAGATGTTCTTCGTGTCCTTATGGAAG GTTCCCCCCGAAGTGTGGGGTTTGAGCCCGTGCGGGACACACTGTTGTCGGTGCCAGGAGTCCGGGCAACTCATGAGCTGCACCTGTGGTCCCTTACACTCACTTACCATGTTGCCTCCGCACACCTGGCTATCG ACTCCACGGCCGACCCTGAAGCTGTCCTGGCTGAAGCCACATCCCAGCTCCACTCCCGGTTTGGATTCTCCAGCTGTACCCTGCAGGTTGAGCAGTACCAGCCCGAGATGGCCCAGTGCCTGCGCTGCCGGGAGCCCCCCCAGGCCTGAGCCGAggccctgccctcaccccactgCCAGGCCCTGGCTCAGCCCTGGACTCTCAGTACCTGCCTCCCCGCTCTCCGAAAAGGGACAGAACTGGGCCCataccccttcctctctccctccttccacctgccggcgccccagcccccagccccagtggGCAAGACCAaagtgggtgtggggggcaggcaggagtCAGGCTGAATGGGAATCAACTGGTGGGGGTGTGTAG
- the SLC30A3 gene encoding probable proton-coupled zinc antiporter SLC30A3 isoform X2 has translation MEPSPATGGSETTRLVSPRDRGGAGGGLRLKSLFTEPSEPLPEEPKPEEMPFHHCHRDPLPPPGLTPERLQAQRQLCAACAVCCVFMAGEVVGGYLAHSLAIMTDAAHLLADVGSMMGSLFSLWLSTRPATRTMTFGWHRSETLGALASVVSLWMVTGILLYLAFIRLLHSDYHIEGGAMLLTASIAVCANLLMAFVLHQAGPPHSHGSRGAEYAPLEEGPGEPLPLGNTSVRAAFVHVLGDLLQSLGVLAASVLIYFKPQYKAADPISTFLFSICALGSTAPTLRDVLRVLMEGSPRSVGFEPVRDTLLSVPGVRATHELHLWSLTLTYHVASAHLAIDSTADPEAVLAEATSQLHSRFGFSSCTLQVEQYQPEMAQCLRCREPPQA, from the exons ATGGAGCCCTCTCCTGCCACAGGGGGCTCGGAGACCACTCGCCTGGTGAGCCCCCGGGACCGCGGCGGCGCCGGTGGCGGCCTGCGCTTGAAGAG TCTCTTCACAGAGCCCTCGGAGCCCCTCCCTGAGGAACCTAAACCTGAGGAGATGCCCTTCCACCATTGCCACAGGGACCCCCTGCCCCCGCCGGGCCTCACCCCCGAGAGGCTGCAGGCGCAGAGGCAGCTGTGTGCGGCCTGTGCTGTGTGCTGCGTCTTCATGGCCGGGGAGGTGGTCG GTGGGTATTTGGCGCACAGCCTGGCCATCATGACGGATGCAGCCCACCTCCTGGCGGATGTGGGCAGCATGATGGGCAGCCTCTTCTCCCTTTGGCTCTCAACCCGTCCAGCCACCCGCACCATGACCTTTGGCTGGCACCGCTCAG AGACTCTGGGGGCTTTGGCCTCCGTGGTCTCCCTCTGGATGGTCACTGGCATCCTCCTGTACCTGGCCTTCATCCGCCTGCTGCACAGCGACTACCACATCGAGGGGGGTGCAATGCTGCTGACCGCCAGCATCGCAGTCTGTGCCAATCTGCT AATGGCCTTTGTGCTGCACCAGGCCGGGCCCCCCCACAGCCACGGGTCTAGGGGGGCGGAGTATGCACCgctggaggaggggccgggggaaCCCCTGCCCCTGGGGAACACCAGCGTCCGGGCAGCCTTTGTGCATGTGCTGGGGGACCTCCTGCAGAGCCTTGGGGTACTGGCCGCCTCTGTCCTCATCTACTTCAAG CCTCAGTACAAGGCAGCTGACCCCATCAGcaccttcctcttctccatctGTGCCCTTGGATCCACAGCTCCCACCCTCCGAGATGTTCTTCGTGTCCTTATGGAAG GTTCCCCCCGAAGTGTGGGGTTTGAGCCCGTGCGGGACACACTGTTGTCGGTGCCAGGAGTCCGGGCAACTCATGAGCTGCACCTGTGGTCCCTTACACTCACTTACCATGTTGCCTCCGCACACCTGGCTATCG ACTCCACGGCCGACCCTGAAGCTGTCCTGGCTGAAGCCACATCCCAGCTCCACTCCCGGTTTGGATTCTCCAGCTGTACCCTGCAGGTTGAGCAGTACCAGCCCGAGATGGCCCAGTGCCTGCGCTGCCGGGAGCCCCCCCAGGCCTGA